In one Papio anubis isolate 15944 chromosome 11, Panubis1.0, whole genome shotgun sequence genomic region, the following are encoded:
- the LOC101022933 gene encoding cytochrome P450 2C19-like, with protein sequence MDSLVVLVLCLSCLLLLSLWRQSSGRGKFPPGPTPLPVIGNILQIDIKDVSKSLTNLSKVYGPVFTLYFGLERMVVLHGYEAVKEALIDLGEEFSGRGHFPLADRANRGFGIVFSNGKRWKEIRRFSLMTLRNFGMGKRSIEDRVQEEARCLVEELRKTNGG encoded by the exons ATGGATTCTCTTGTGGTCCTTGTGCTCTGTCTCTCCTGTTTGCTTCTCCTTTCACTCTGGAGACAGAGCTCTGGGAGAGGAAAATTCCCTCCTGGCCCCACTCCTCTCCCAGTGATTGGAAATATCCTACAGATAGATATTAAGGACGTCAGCAAATCCTTAACCAAC CTCTCAAAAGTCTATGGCCCTGTGTTCACTCTGTATTTTGGCCTGGAACGCATGGTGGTGTTGCATGGATATGAAGCGGTGAAGGAAGCCCTGATTGATCTTGGAGAGGAGTTTTCTGGAAGAGGACATTTTCCATTGGCTGACAGAGCTAACAGAGGATTTG GAATCGTTTTCAGCAATGGAAAGAGATGGAAGGAGATCCGGCGTTTCTCCCTCATGACACTGCGGAATTTTGGGATGGGGAAGAGGAGCATTGAGGATCGCGTTCAAGAGGAAGCCCGCTGCCTTGTGGAGGAGTTGAGAAAAACCAATGGTGGGTGA